A portion of the Actomonas aquatica genome contains these proteins:
- a CDS encoding glycosyltransferase: MQVSFVIPVYNQLAHTQACLASLREHLPADLTHEIILVDDGSDAETQTFLAGLSAPHRVITLPGNHGFARATNAGATVASGQWLCLLNNDVELTAGTIEAMLAVRDAHPDAGIIGNIQLTTATGEVDHAGIEFRDGGYPRHIRGELTALQAEGEIVPALAVTAACCLVDRAWFVAMDGLDPCYRNGFEDVDLCLRARENGWGIYVATRSVVKHAVSTSQGRGDHEFRNAQTFLDRWGPRTAALEVAQRRDAARRYRTRRARETAGQPAPQSVQAARLAALAAAEQQERLTRTPVTVWVDLLRMEPGGANGGIKPLVYAMLRELATLQWNPQRYVLLARAPLHDELRRLELTAPLALQGPDGWTLHEDGRTTPTSPTALARSHLPEVLYCPFGTSALARPDLPSVALLVDALHRDLPAALPIEEVNFREENFKRVIGSATWLQTLALHGIERLHHHWGVPPSRCFHTYAPVQRRLRVPDPLPPPPDGLPERDYFFYPANFWAHKNHEVLLTAYRLYRQRVGADTAWQLVLTGFPDARQQTLREMSTALGLTDCVHFAGHLPDDAFAGLWRRAGALVFPSLHEGFGIPLLEAFENGLPVLASDASVLPEVGGDACHWFDASHPSAVAEALTTVAADPALRVRLIAAGTARLSRFSLHYEASRLNHFLHAAARGLVP; this comes from the coding sequence GTGCAGGTTTCCTTCGTCATCCCGGTCTATAACCAACTCGCCCACACCCAGGCCTGCCTGGCGTCGTTGCGCGAACACCTGCCAGCCGACCTCACCCACGAAATCATCCTCGTCGACGACGGCAGCGACGCCGAGACCCAGACCTTTCTTGCCGGCCTCAGCGCCCCGCACCGCGTCATCACGCTGCCCGGCAATCACGGTTTTGCCCGCGCCACCAACGCCGGCGCGACCGTCGCCTCCGGCCAATGGCTTTGTCTGCTCAACAACGACGTGGAGCTCACCGCCGGCACGATCGAGGCCATGCTCGCGGTGCGCGACGCCCACCCGGACGCCGGCATCATCGGCAACATTCAACTCACCACCGCGACCGGCGAGGTCGACCATGCCGGCATCGAGTTTCGCGACGGTGGATATCCGCGCCACATTCGCGGCGAACTGACCGCCCTCCAGGCCGAGGGCGAGATCGTGCCGGCCCTCGCCGTGACCGCCGCCTGCTGCCTCGTCGATCGTGCCTGGTTTGTTGCCATGGACGGACTCGATCCGTGCTACCGCAACGGCTTCGAAGACGTCGATCTCTGCCTGCGCGCCCGCGAAAACGGCTGGGGCATCTACGTCGCCACCCGCAGCGTCGTGAAACACGCCGTATCCACCAGCCAAGGACGCGGGGATCACGAGTTTCGCAACGCCCAGACTTTCCTCGACCGTTGGGGACCACGCACCGCCGCCCTCGAGGTCGCCCAGCGTCGCGACGCCGCCCGCCGCTACCGCACCCGCCGCGCCCGCGAAACCGCCGGCCAACCCGCCCCCCAGTCGGTCCAGGCCGCCCGTCTCGCCGCCCTCGCCGCCGCCGAGCAGCAGGAGCGCCTCACCCGCACTCCCGTGACCGTCTGGGTCGACCTCCTGCGCATGGAACCCGGTGGTGCCAACGGCGGCATCAAGCCACTCGTCTACGCCATGCTGCGTGAGCTCGCCACCCTGCAGTGGAACCCGCAGCGTTACGTGCTGCTCGCCCGCGCCCCGCTGCACGACGAGCTGCGCCGCCTCGAACTCACCGCTCCGCTCGCGCTCCAAGGCCCCGACGGTTGGACCCTCCACGAAGACGGTCGCACCACGCCGACCTCGCCGACCGCCCTCGCTCGCAGCCACCTGCCGGAAGTCCTCTATTGCCCCTTCGGCACCTCTGCCTTGGCCCGCCCCGACCTGCCCAGCGTTGCCCTGTTGGTCGATGCGCTGCACCGCGATTTGCCCGCCGCCTTGCCGATCGAGGAGGTCAACTTCCGCGAGGAGAACTTTAAACGTGTCATCGGTTCGGCCACCTGGCTGCAAACCCTCGCGCTGCACGGCATCGAACGCCTCCACCACCACTGGGGCGTGCCTCCCTCACGCTGCTTCCACACCTACGCCCCCGTGCAACGCCGCCTGCGTGTGCCCGATCCGCTGCCGCCGCCGCCGGATGGGTTGCCCGAGCGCGATTACTTTTTTTATCCGGCCAATTTCTGGGCGCACAAAAACCACGAGGTGCTGCTCACCGCCTACCGGCTCTATCGTCAGCGCGTAGGCGCCGACACCGCCTGGCAACTTGTGCTCACCGGCTTCCCCGATGCCCGCCAACAAACCTTGCGCGAGATGAGCACCGCCCTCGGTCTGACCGACTGCGTGCACTTTGCCGGCCATCTACCCGACGACGCCTTCGCCGGCCTGTGGCGCCGCGCCGGGGCGCTCGTGTTTCCGTCGCTGCACGAGGGGTTCGGCATTCCGCTGCTCGAAGCCTTCGAAAACGGTCTGCCCGTGCTCGCATCCGACGCCTCCGTCCTGCCCGAGGTCGGCGGCGACGCCTGCCACTGGTTCGACGCCTCCCACCCGTCGGCCGTCGCCGAGGCCCTTACCACCGTCGCGGCCGACCCGGCGCTGCGTGTCCGCCTGATTGCCGCCGGCACCGCCCGCCTGTCACGCTTCTCGCTCCATTACGAGGCGAGCCGCCTCAACCACTTTCTCCACGCCGCCGCCCGCGGCCTCGTGCCATGA